A window of the Corallococcus soli genome harbors these coding sequences:
- a CDS encoding glycoside hydrolase family 2 TIM barrel-domain containing protein, which produces MAHARAAAVGVLLLTALLVPTGDVEARTAIVKAGEGWRLEVDGKPYVAKGVTFSGSGGPSNFDQDCARLSAVGVNTLRTWGTGEETAALLDAAHKHGLRVLVGLWLRPGRPGMENDDAFDYVRDAKGREAQLQATLKQVRRFKNHPAVLAWGLGNEVILNSPDDASKVAYARFLEKVVRAVKKADAEHPVLSVDAWTLGVPFWEKYAPSLDAYGLNVYGRGIHALPEAVKQAGGRKPWFITEFGAQGEWEAPKDAQGLRIEPGDGEKYDVIVDGWRNALGPQVQAGRCLGLFVFNYSASFDHTGLWLGMLSGTSTRPAWHAVREAYTGRKPQPPLPVPVRLSVRGVEKDGAATWALVDFEVSAPAGAPLEVSFAYNFRGAATREARDGVTTLESRKGAAPGSWRVRLPAVAGAFKLYGLAKDGAGNLVAATTSVAPAAGVAPSSP; this is translated from the coding sequence ATGGCCCATGCCCGCGCTGCCGCTGTCGGCGTCCTGCTCCTGACCGCGCTCCTCGTCCCGACGGGGGACGTGGAGGCTCGCACCGCCATCGTGAAGGCGGGGGAGGGCTGGAGGCTGGAGGTGGACGGCAAGCCCTACGTGGCGAAGGGCGTCACCTTCAGCGGCTCCGGAGGCCCCTCGAACTTCGACCAGGACTGCGCGCGGCTGAGCGCCGTGGGCGTGAACACGCTGCGCACCTGGGGCACCGGCGAGGAGACGGCCGCGCTGCTCGACGCCGCGCACAAGCACGGCCTGCGGGTGCTGGTGGGACTGTGGTTGCGCCCGGGCCGCCCCGGCATGGAGAACGACGACGCCTTCGACTACGTGCGCGACGCGAAGGGACGGGAGGCGCAGCTCCAGGCCACGCTGAAGCAGGTGCGCCGCTTCAAGAACCACCCGGCCGTGCTCGCGTGGGGCCTGGGCAACGAGGTCATCCTCAATTCACCGGACGACGCGTCCAAGGTCGCCTACGCGCGCTTCCTGGAGAAGGTCGTCCGGGCGGTGAAGAAGGCGGACGCCGAGCACCCCGTGCTGTCGGTGGATGCGTGGACGCTCGGGGTGCCGTTCTGGGAGAAGTACGCGCCCTCGCTGGATGCCTATGGGCTGAACGTCTATGGCCGGGGCATCCATGCGCTGCCCGAGGCGGTGAAGCAGGCGGGAGGCCGCAAGCCGTGGTTCATCACCGAGTTCGGCGCCCAGGGGGAATGGGAAGCGCCGAAGGACGCGCAGGGCCTGCGCATCGAGCCGGGAGACGGGGAGAAGTACGACGTCATCGTGGACGGCTGGCGCAACGCGCTGGGGCCCCAGGTCCAGGCAGGCCGGTGTCTGGGATTGTTTGTCTTCAACTACAGCGCGTCCTTCGACCACACCGGCCTGTGGCTGGGAATGCTGTCGGGGACGTCCACCCGTCCGGCGTGGCACGCGGTGCGGGAGGCCTACACGGGCAGGAAGCCCCAGCCCCCGCTGCCGGTGCCGGTGCGACTGTCCGTCCGGGGCGTGGAGAAGGACGGCGCGGCCACCTGGGCGCTCGTGGACTTCGAGGTCAGCGCTCCGGCGGGAGCTCCGCTGGAGGTGTCGTTCGCATACAACTTCCGGGGCGCGGCCACGCGGGAGGCGCGCGATGGCGTGACGACCCTGGAATCCCGGAAGGGAGCGGCGCCGGGCTCATGGCGCGTGCGCCTGCCGGCCGTGGCGGGGGCGTTCAAGCTGTATGGTCTGGCGAAGGATGGGGCCGGGAACCTGGTGGCCGCGACGACCTCGGTCGCACCCGCGGCGGGTGTGGCCCCTTCCTCCCCGTGA